A genomic region of Zea mays cultivar B73 chromosome 6, Zm-B73-REFERENCE-NAM-5.0, whole genome shotgun sequence contains the following coding sequences:
- the LOC100282670 gene encoding Auxin-responsive protein IAA20 isoform 2 (isoform 2 is encoded by transcript variant 2) has product MELELGLAPPNPHQPLAAAAEFVGLLSSSAGSCGNKRVLGDAFGAAKAATLPLFVCEDGDGGGGDRDRDGVVDHEQQSNNVPRKKRLVGWPPVKCARRRSCGGGYVKVKLEGVPIGRKVDVSIHGSYQELLRTLESMFPSGNQQDHAEDEVVVSHERRRRHPYVVTYEDGEGDWLLVGDDVPWEVFVKSVKRLKILA; this is encoded by the exons ATGGAGCTGGAGCTCGGGCTCGCGCCGCCGAACCCGCATCAGCCGCTGGCTGCCGCCGCCGAGTTCGTCGGTCTCCTCAGCAGCTCGGCTGGCTCGTGCGGGAACAAGAGGGTTCTCGGCGACGCGTTCGGGGCCGCCAAGGCGGCCACGCTTCCGCTCTTCGTCTGCGAGGATGGCGACGGAGGCGGCGGCGACCGCGACCGCGACGGCGTCGTCGACCATGAACAGCAAAGCAACAA TGTACCCAGGAAGAAGAGGCTGGTGGGGTGGCCGCCGGTGAAGTGCGCGCGTAGGCGTAGCTGCGGCGGCGGGTACGTGAAGGTGAAGCTGGAAGGGGTGCCCATCGGGCGGAAGGTGGACGTGTCCATCCACGGCTCGTACCAGGAGCTGCTCCGCACGCTCGAGAGCATGTTCCCTTCGGGTAACCAACAAG ATCATGCAGAAGACGAGGTGGTGGTCTCGCACGAGCGCCGCCGTCGCCATCCTTATGTAGTCACCTACGAGGACGGCGAAGGGGACTGGTTGCTCGTCGGAGATGATGTGCCGTGGGA GGTCTTTGTCAAGTCAGTGAAGCGGCTCAAGATACTTGCGTAG
- the LOC100282670 gene encoding Auxin-responsive protein IAA20 isoform 3 (isoform 3 is encoded by transcript variant 3), producing MELELGLAPPNPHQPLAAAAEFVGLLSSSAGSCGNKRVLGDAFGAAKAATLPLFVCEDGDGGGGDRDRDGVVDHEQQSNKKKRLVGWPPVKCARRRSCGGGYVKVKLEGVPIGRKVDVSIHGSYQELLRTLESMFPSGNQQEDEVVVSHERRRRHPYVVTYEDGEGDWLLVGDDVPWEVFVKSVKRLKILA from the exons ATGGAGCTGGAGCTCGGGCTCGCGCCGCCGAACCCGCATCAGCCGCTGGCTGCCGCCGCCGAGTTCGTCGGTCTCCTCAGCAGCTCGGCTGGCTCGTGCGGGAACAAGAGGGTTCTCGGCGACGCGTTCGGGGCCGCCAAGGCGGCCACGCTTCCGCTCTTCGTCTGCGAGGATGGCGACGGAGGCGGCGGCGACCGCGACCGCGACGGCGTCGTCGACCATGAACAGCAAAGCAACAA GAAGAAGAGGCTGGTGGGGTGGCCGCCGGTGAAGTGCGCGCGTAGGCGTAGCTGCGGCGGCGGGTACGTGAAGGTGAAGCTGGAAGGGGTGCCCATCGGGCGGAAGGTGGACGTGTCCATCCACGGCTCGTACCAGGAGCTGCTCCGCACGCTCGAGAGCATGTTCCCTTCGGGTAACCAACAAG AAGACGAGGTGGTGGTCTCGCACGAGCGCCGCCGTCGCCATCCTTATGTAGTCACCTACGAGGACGGCGAAGGGGACTGGTTGCTCGTCGGAGATGATGTGCCGTGGGA GGTCTTTGTCAAGTCAGTGAAGCGGCTCAAGATACTTGCGTAG
- the LOC100282670 gene encoding auxin-responsive protein IAA20 isoform X2: protein MELELGLAPPNPHQPLAAAAEFVGLLSSSAGSCGNKRVLGDAFGAAKAATLPLFVCEDGDGGGGDRDRDGVVDHEQQSNKKKRLVGWPPVKCARRRSCGGGYVKVKLEGVPIGRKVDVSIHGSYQELLRTLESMFPSGNQQDHAEDEVVVSHERRRRHPYVVTYEDGEGDWLLVGDDVPWEVFVKSVKRLKILA, encoded by the exons ATGGAGCTGGAGCTCGGGCTCGCGCCGCCGAACCCGCATCAGCCGCTGGCTGCCGCCGCCGAGTTCGTCGGTCTCCTCAGCAGCTCGGCTGGCTCGTGCGGGAACAAGAGGGTTCTCGGCGACGCGTTCGGGGCCGCCAAGGCGGCCACGCTTCCGCTCTTCGTCTGCGAGGATGGCGACGGAGGCGGCGGCGACCGCGACCGCGACGGCGTCGTCGACCATGAACAGCAAAGCAACAA GAAGAAGAGGCTGGTGGGGTGGCCGCCGGTGAAGTGCGCGCGTAGGCGTAGCTGCGGCGGCGGGTACGTGAAGGTGAAGCTGGAAGGGGTGCCCATCGGGCGGAAGGTGGACGTGTCCATCCACGGCTCGTACCAGGAGCTGCTCCGCACGCTCGAGAGCATGTTCCCTTCGGGTAACCAACAAG ATCATGCAGAAGACGAGGTGGTGGTCTCGCACGAGCGCCGCCGTCGCCATCCTTATGTAGTCACCTACGAGGACGGCGAAGGGGACTGGTTGCTCGTCGGAGATGATGTGCCGTGGGA GGTCTTTGTCAAGTCAGTGAAGCGGCTCAAGATACTTGCGTAG
- the LOC100282670 gene encoding Auxin-responsive protein IAA20 isoform 1 (isoform 1 is encoded by transcript variant 1), whose translation MELELGLAPPNPHQPLAAAAEFVGLLSSSAGSCGNKRVLGDAFGAAKAATLPLFVCEDGDGGGGDRDRDGVVDHEQQSNNVPRKKRLVGWPPVKCARRRSCGGGYVKVKLEGVPIGRKVDVSIHGSYQELLRTLESMFPSGNQQEDEVVVSHERRRRHPYVVTYEDGEGDWLLVGDDVPWEVFVKSVKRLKILA comes from the exons ATGGAGCTGGAGCTCGGGCTCGCGCCGCCGAACCCGCATCAGCCGCTGGCTGCCGCCGCCGAGTTCGTCGGTCTCCTCAGCAGCTCGGCTGGCTCGTGCGGGAACAAGAGGGTTCTCGGCGACGCGTTCGGGGCCGCCAAGGCGGCCACGCTTCCGCTCTTCGTCTGCGAGGATGGCGACGGAGGCGGCGGCGACCGCGACCGCGACGGCGTCGTCGACCATGAACAGCAAAGCAACAA TGTACCCAGGAAGAAGAGGCTGGTGGGGTGGCCGCCGGTGAAGTGCGCGCGTAGGCGTAGCTGCGGCGGCGGGTACGTGAAGGTGAAGCTGGAAGGGGTGCCCATCGGGCGGAAGGTGGACGTGTCCATCCACGGCTCGTACCAGGAGCTGCTCCGCACGCTCGAGAGCATGTTCCCTTCGGGTAACCAACAAG AAGACGAGGTGGTGGTCTCGCACGAGCGCCGCCGTCGCCATCCTTATGTAGTCACCTACGAGGACGGCGAAGGGGACTGGTTGCTCGTCGGAGATGATGTGCCGTGGGA GGTCTTTGTCAAGTCAGTGAAGCGGCTCAAGATACTTGCGTAG